The Pelagicoccus albus genome includes the window TGTTTTTTGGTCATGGCTTTAAATGCGAATTGTTTGGGTTATTGACTGACTTGCGTCATGAACCGAACTGCCTGTTTGACCTCGTTATCGCTAAGTTCGCTAAAGCCGCCCTTGGGGGGCATTTCGGTATAGTCTGGCCCAATAAAGCCGTTTAGGGCGTGATCATACAAGGTGTCTAGCCCCTTTGCGATGCGAGGCGCCCAAGCGGTTTTGTCTCCAATTTTTGGAGCTCCAGTAAGGCCTGTAAGATGGCAAGTCGTACAGGTTTGACTCCATGTCTTTTGTCCTGCGGCAAGATCCGGATCCTCCAAAGCGATCGTAGTGGGATCGAACTTCTCTGGGACTTCCGTCTCGTTCGCGCAAGAGATTAGAATGAAGGCGGCAAGCGTCGAAACGCTTGCCGCAATTGATTTGGATATTCCGTTGTTCACGCTTCCCTGAAGCTAGTTGGATTTATCCGACGTTCTATTTGTT containing:
- a CDS encoding c-type cytochrome — protein: MNNGISKSIAASVSTLAAFILISCANETEVPEKFDPTTIALEDPDLAAGQKTWSQTCTTCHLTGLTGAPKIGDKTAWAPRIAKGLDTLYDHALNGFIGPDYTEMPPKGGFSELSDNEVKQAVRFMTQVSQ